One segment of Natronosalvus halobius DNA contains the following:
- a CDS encoding DUF7313 family protein, with product MLSPALLGPIDILAEEVVGGVMLIEFVLLGLVVANLLVRAVAHRRTVSAAREEDPEAIARPIILDVSTFLIVLGGFYYLTVEVHPGVIFTSLAITLLIADFFEFEARLVEARQELPLERPKAAMTASAVALAYIAYQSLFFLLSPFWDSVAW from the coding sequence ATGTTATCACCAGCGCTGCTCGGCCCGATCGACATCCTCGCCGAGGAGGTCGTCGGCGGCGTCATGCTCATCGAGTTCGTTCTGCTCGGACTCGTCGTCGCGAACCTGCTCGTCCGCGCGGTCGCACATCGGCGAACCGTCTCCGCGGCCCGCGAGGAGGATCCCGAAGCGATCGCGCGTCCGATCATCCTCGACGTATCGACGTTTCTGATCGTCCTCGGTGGCTTCTACTACCTGACGGTCGAGGTCCACCCCGGGGTCATCTTCACCTCGCTTGCCATCACCCTGCTCATCGCGGACTTCTTCGAGTTCGAGGCGCGCCTGGTCGAAGCTCGTCAGGAACTGCCTCTCGAACGACCCAAGGCCGCGATGACCGCCTCGGCAGTCGCCCTCGCGTACATCGCCTATCAGTCGCTGTTCTTCCTGCTCAGCCCGTTCTGGGACTCCGTCGCCTGGTAA
- a CDS encoding NAD(+)/NADH kinase, whose translation MTADALGDGYDGGEYDSDGYGDDGYDGGEYDSGARNRTFLVDHREQVRMVEDGWTPGDTPQIGVVADDVTDDSIRAAGSGTLAGEDGATDESAGAGEREEALEDALTALGGSPEVVTGTPAEVRDAAPDLVVAVGDRALSSLARLENAVDAPILPVSTSAGVAPVALADVQEAVNAFVRSEATITHHPLVSVVVDGSVVSRAVFDVSLVTDEPAQISEYSVHSRGSALATFRADGVVAATPAGSHAYAAAASGPSLSAAVNALSVVPIAPFTTRTRHWVVPDDDLTLAVERDEVAVSLCVDDRCLESVGVGTAVSIRIDPERALACLETPVSRGPFTGP comes from the coding sequence GTGACCGCCGACGCGCTCGGGGACGGGTACGACGGCGGCGAGTACGACAGTGACGGGTACGGCGATGACGGGTACGATGGTGGCGAGTACGACAGCGGCGCTCGGAACCGCACGTTTTTGGTCGATCACCGGGAACAGGTTCGTATGGTCGAGGACGGGTGGACGCCAGGCGACACGCCCCAAATTGGGGTCGTCGCGGACGATGTGACGGATGATTCGATTCGAGCGGCCGGCTCCGGCACGCTCGCCGGCGAGGACGGCGCGACGGACGAGAGCGCAGGAGCCGGCGAACGCGAAGAGGCGCTCGAAGACGCGCTCACCGCGCTCGGCGGCTCCCCCGAGGTCGTCACCGGAACGCCGGCCGAGGTCCGTGACGCCGCTCCGGACCTCGTCGTCGCAGTCGGTGATCGCGCGCTGTCGTCGCTCGCCAGGCTCGAGAACGCCGTCGACGCGCCGATCCTCCCCGTGTCGACCAGCGCCGGGGTCGCTCCCGTCGCCCTGGCCGACGTCCAGGAGGCCGTGAACGCCTTCGTTCGTAGCGAGGCGACGATCACGCACCACCCGCTCGTCTCGGTTGTCGTCGACGGCTCGGTCGTCTCGAGGGCCGTCTTCGACGTCTCGCTCGTCACCGACGAACCGGCCCAGATATCGGAGTACAGCGTCCACAGCCGCGGGAGCGCGCTCGCGACGTTCCGCGCGGACGGCGTGGTCGCGGCGACGCCGGCTGGGAGCCACGCCTACGCAGCCGCTGCCTCCGGCCCCTCGCTGTCGGCGGCCGTGAACGCCCTTTCTGTGGTCCCGATCGCCCCGTTCACCACCCGGACGCGCCACTGGGTGGTGCCGGACGACGACCTCACGCTCGCCGTCGAGCGCGACGAGGTCGCCGTCTCGCTCTGCGTCGACGACCGCTGTCTCGAGTCGGTCGGCGTCGGCACGGCCGTCTCGATCCGGATCGATCCCGAACGCGCGCTCGCCTGTCTCGAGACGCCGGTGAGTCGCGGGCCGTTCACTGGCCCGTAG
- a CDS encoding M28 family peptidase: MSTWIGDVFTSDRGWNHLEALVDIGNRMAGSPGEREAAELTRDALEAAGARNARLETYEIQGWERGSSAIRANDLELECIALPRSPAASTTAPLVDLGYGLPEQFEDADVEGAVVMVRSDIPDYYDRYVHRREKYYHAVENGASGFVYRNHVEGCLPPTGSVGTPENPVGEVPAVGVSSEVGARLARRFDGEEIEVAVEATIEDAESQNVHAELGPETDERVLVTSHVDAHDIAEGALDNGAGTAMVIELANALAIREDDLETRVEFVAYGAEEVGLVGSGYHAEAADHDQIKAVVNNDGVVRGRTLSLTTHGFDSLQDVADEVSDRFGHPIETIPKLGPHSDHWPFVRWGVPGTHVMSTSDEVGRGWGHTFADTFEKLEKRDLLEQAILLTEYVVTLASDDVTTEPKSTDEIVERLEAEDLAEGMQITGDWPYDE; this comes from the coding sequence ATGTCCACGTGGATCGGCGACGTATTCACCAGTGATCGCGGCTGGAACCACCTCGAGGCCCTCGTCGACATCGGCAACCGCATGGCCGGCTCGCCGGGCGAACGCGAGGCGGCGGAACTGACGCGCGACGCACTCGAAGCTGCTGGCGCCCGAAATGCGAGGCTCGAAACCTACGAGATTCAGGGCTGGGAACGCGGCTCGAGCGCAATTCGAGCGAACGACCTGGAACTCGAGTGCATCGCGCTTCCCCGCAGCCCCGCGGCGTCGACGACGGCTCCGCTGGTCGACCTGGGGTACGGTCTGCCCGAGCAGTTCGAGGACGCCGACGTCGAGGGCGCGGTCGTCATGGTTCGAAGCGACATTCCGGACTACTACGATCGATACGTCCACCGGCGCGAGAAGTACTATCATGCGGTCGAAAACGGGGCGTCCGGATTCGTCTACCGCAACCACGTCGAGGGCTGTCTTCCGCCCACGGGAAGCGTCGGAACGCCTGAAAATCCCGTCGGCGAGGTTCCGGCCGTCGGCGTCTCGAGCGAGGTCGGCGCCAGGCTGGCCCGGCGGTTCGACGGCGAGGAGATCGAGGTCGCAGTCGAGGCGACGATCGAGGACGCCGAGAGTCAGAACGTCCACGCCGAGCTCGGTCCCGAGACCGACGAGCGCGTGCTCGTCACGAGCCACGTCGACGCCCACGACATCGCGGAGGGCGCCCTGGACAACGGTGCCGGCACCGCGATGGTTATCGAACTCGCGAACGCCCTCGCCATCCGCGAGGACGACCTCGAGACACGCGTCGAATTCGTCGCCTACGGCGCCGAAGAGGTCGGTCTCGTCGGCTCTGGATACCACGCCGAGGCCGCCGACCACGACCAGATCAAGGCCGTCGTCAACAACGACGGCGTCGTCCGCGGACGAACGCTCTCGCTGACGACCCACGGCTTTGACTCCCTCCAGGACGTCGCGGACGAGGTGTCCGACCGGTTCGGCCATCCCATCGAGACGATCCCGAAGTTGGGTCCCCACAGCGACCATTGGCCGTTCGTCCGGTGGGGCGTCCCCGGCACCCACGTGATGAGCACGTCCGACGAGGTCGGTCGCGGCTGGGGCCACACCTTCGCCGACACGTTCGAGAAACTCGAGAAGCGCGACCTCCTCGAGCAGGCCATCCTTCTCACCGAGTACGTCGTTACGCTCGCGAGCGACGACGTGACCACCGAGCCGAAGTCGACCGACGAGATCGTCGAGCGACTCGAGGCCGAGGACCTCGCCGAGGGGATGCAGATTACCGGCGACTGGCCCTACGACGAGTGA
- the pdhA gene encoding pyruvate dehydrogenase (acetyl-transferring) E1 component subunit alpha: MASHVDEIVRVLPELEADEDEGPQYSLTHSEETLLELYETQVLARTFDEKAISLHRQGRIGTYAPMRGQEAAQIGAAMALRDEDYLFPTYRDHAMYLSRGLPLSEVIRHLMGRGNYIDRQDEADLRTFPITIPIATQLPHAVGMGMASNLKGDDVVSMASLGDGATSEGDFHEALNFAGVFEAPTVFFCQNNGYAISVPRERQTASATIAQKADAYGIEGVRVDGNDVLAVYDVVNEALERARNGDGATLIEAVTYRRGPHTTTDDPDVYRDEDEAEEWTDPLERTREYLESTVGWTEEDEQAVRERATERVQSAVETAESESDPDAETMFDHVYAGEHPRYARQRRQVPDDPSLEH, encoded by the coding sequence ATGGCCAGTCACGTCGATGAAATCGTTCGTGTGTTGCCGGAACTCGAAGCCGACGAGGACGAGGGCCCACAGTACTCCCTCACCCACTCCGAGGAGACGCTCCTCGAACTCTACGAGACACAGGTACTCGCCCGAACATTCGACGAGAAAGCGATCAGCCTCCACCGACAGGGGCGGATCGGTACCTACGCCCCCATGCGGGGCCAGGAGGCCGCCCAGATCGGCGCCGCGATGGCGCTTCGTGACGAGGACTACCTCTTTCCGACCTACCGCGACCACGCGATGTACCTCTCGCGCGGCCTCCCACTCTCGGAGGTCATCCGTCACCTGATGGGGCGAGGTAATTACATCGACCGCCAGGACGAGGCGGACCTTCGGACGTTCCCGATCACCATCCCCATCGCGACCCAGCTCCCACACGCCGTCGGCATGGGCATGGCCTCGAACCTCAAAGGCGACGACGTCGTCTCGATGGCCAGCCTGGGCGACGGCGCCACGAGCGAGGGCGACTTCCACGAAGCCCTCAACTTCGCGGGCGTCTTCGAGGCACCGACCGTCTTCTTCTGCCAGAACAACGGCTACGCCATCTCGGTGCCACGGGAGCGCCAGACGGCGAGTGCCACCATCGCCCAGAAGGCCGACGCCTACGGCATCGAGGGCGTCCGCGTCGACGGCAACGACGTCCTGGCCGTCTACGACGTCGTGAACGAGGCCCTCGAACGTGCCCGGAACGGCGACGGCGCGACCCTCATCGAGGCCGTCACCTACCGGCGCGGACCGCACACGACCACCGACGACCCCGACGTCTACCGCGACGAGGACGAAGCCGAGGAGTGGACCGACCCCCTCGAGCGCACCCGCGAGTACCTCGAATCGACCGTCGGCTGGACCGAGGAGGACGAGCAGGCCGTTCGCGAGCGCGCAACGGAGCGCGTCCAGTCGGCAGTCGAGACGGCCGAATCCGAGTCCGACCCCGACGCCGAGACGATGTTCGATCACGTCTACGCGGGCGAGCACCCGCGCTACGCCCGCCAGCGTCGGCAGGTTCCCGACGACCCGTCCCTCGAACACTGA
- a CDS encoding M24 family metallopeptidase, with product MEIDLSPLTDFLAAEELDGYLIDDDATDSDQRYVSGFSAPDAYQTLVTPDGAVHLLVSGLEYGRAVKESGADTVTRYATYDSQELIAEHGRYEGFLRVQERFLDDREIASVGVPRSFPTGTADGLRARGLEVTVEPDGIVGEIRSVKHDEEIEHVHRTQRANQSAMAVAESLIGGANVEDDVLYHEGEPLTSERVTEEIEVALLRNGCSLDETIVACGEHGADPHDRGSGPLEANELIVIDIFPRDKETKYFGDMTRTFCRGDPTDEMRRRYEVTREAFEAALEAIEPGVTGAAVHDAVCDVIEDAGYATFRSDPGTETGFIHSTGHGVGLDIHESPSLSPSGEELEVGHVVTVEPGIYDPAVGGVRIEDLVVVTEDGYENLTDYPIDLEPSIRTEPAE from the coding sequence ATGGAGATCGATCTGTCACCACTCACAGACTTCCTCGCCGCCGAGGAACTCGACGGCTACCTCATCGACGACGACGCGACCGACTCCGACCAGCGCTACGTCTCCGGATTCTCGGCGCCGGACGCCTACCAGACGCTCGTCACGCCCGACGGCGCGGTCCACCTGCTCGTCTCAGGCCTCGAATATGGCCGAGCCGTCAAGGAGTCGGGGGCCGACACCGTCACACGGTACGCGACGTACGACTCCCAGGAACTCATCGCCGAGCACGGCCGCTACGAGGGATTCCTCCGCGTCCAGGAGCGGTTCCTGGACGATCGGGAGATCGCTTCGGTTGGCGTTCCGCGCAGTTTCCCGACCGGGACGGCCGACGGTCTCCGCGCCCGCGGCCTCGAGGTAACCGTCGAGCCCGATGGAATCGTCGGTGAGATTCGCTCGGTCAAACACGACGAGGAGATCGAGCACGTCCACCGCACGCAGCGAGCGAACCAGTCGGCGATGGCCGTCGCCGAGAGCCTGATCGGCGGGGCCAACGTCGAGGACGACGTCCTCTACCACGAGGGCGAACCGCTGACCAGCGAACGCGTCACCGAGGAGATCGAGGTCGCGCTCCTGCGAAATGGATGTTCGCTCGACGAAACCATCGTCGCGTGCGGGGAACACGGCGCCGACCCCCACGACCGCGGGAGCGGCCCGCTCGAAGCGAACGAGTTGATCGTGATCGACATCTTCCCGCGGGACAAGGAGACGAAGTACTTCGGCGACATGACCAGGACGTTCTGTCGGGGCGACCCGACCGACGAGATGCGCCGTCGCTACGAGGTCACTCGTGAGGCATTCGAGGCCGCCCTCGAAGCGATCGAACCCGGCGTCACCGGCGCGGCCGTCCACGACGCCGTCTGCGACGTCATCGAGGACGCCGGCTACGCCACCTTCCGGAGCGATCCCGGCACCGAAACGGGATTCATCCACAGCACCGGCCACGGCGTCGGTCTCGACATCCACGAGTCGCCGAGTCTCTCGCCGTCGGGCGAGGAACTCGAGGTCGGCCACGTCGTGACGGTCGAACCCGGCATCTACGATCCCGCGGTCGGCGGCGTCCGAATCGAGGACCTCGTCGTCGTCACCGAAGATGGCTACGAGAATCTCACCGACTATCCGATCGACCTTGAGCCGTCGATTCGCACCGAACCGGCCGAGTGA
- a CDS encoding MaoC family dehydratase, with protein MTGLYYEEFEVGETIEHQRRRTISEGDNQRFCDMTMNQQPLHLDETFAEGTQFGERLVNGIYTMALAVGISIPETTDGTIVANLSYDDVEHPTPVFHGDTIRVQSTVTDKRETSDGERGIVTMDVEVFNQDDDLVCSFSRTVLSLKREFAETDGEAGEDAETDADSDD; from the coding sequence ATGACTGGCCTGTACTACGAGGAGTTCGAGGTGGGCGAGACGATCGAGCACCAGCGCCGACGGACAATTTCCGAAGGCGACAACCAGCGATTCTGTGACATGACGATGAACCAGCAGCCGTTGCACCTCGACGAGACCTTCGCCGAGGGAACCCAGTTCGGCGAACGCTTGGTCAACGGCATCTACACGATGGCGCTAGCCGTCGGCATCTCGATTCCCGAGACGACGGACGGCACGATCGTCGCGAATCTGAGCTACGACGACGTCGAGCACCCGACGCCGGTGTTTCATGGGGACACGATCCGCGTCCAGTCGACGGTGACCGACAAACGCGAGACCAGCGACGGCGAGCGTGGCATCGTCACGATGGACGTCGAAGTCTTCAACCAGGACGACGATCTCGTCTGCTCGTTCTCCCGAACCGTCCTTTCGCTCAAGCGTGAGTTCGCGGAGACGGACGGGGAGGCAGGCGAGGATGCGGAGACGGACGCTGATTCGGACGACTGA
- the gdhB gene encoding glutamate dehydrogenase GdhB — MVTAESTSEPERNTEAESAVETARTQLERAAAHLNVDDGIIERLRHPDSVYRVAVPLKRDDGTTDILTGYRAHHDDARGPYKGGIRYHPDVSEDECVALSMWMTWKCAVMNIPFGGAKGGIVVDPKDLSETEEERLTRRLAEEFRPVIGPMKDIPAPDMGTNPQIMAWFMDAYSMQEGETQPGIVTGKPPAVGGSKGREDAPGRSVGIIAEKAIEHYGWDITDTTVAVQGFGSVGAYAARYLDDHGARVVAVSDVDGAIYDPDGLDTNDVEDHDARPGMVSGYDAPEQLTNAELLELDVDVLIPAAIGNVLTSDNANDVQAEMIVEGANGPTTSRADSVFEQREIPVVPDILANAGGVTVSYFEWLQNTNRRTWSLERVHDELESEMLQAWSAVRTEYEARDVTWRDAAYIVALQRVAETHDVRGLWP; from the coding sequence ATGGTAACCGCTGAATCCACATCCGAACCAGAACGCAACACGGAGGCAGAGTCAGCCGTCGAAACCGCTCGCACGCAACTCGAGCGCGCTGCTGCGCACCTCAACGTCGACGACGGCATCATCGAGCGACTCCGGCACCCCGACTCGGTCTACCGGGTGGCGGTTCCGCTCAAGCGCGACGACGGGACGACCGATATTCTCACCGGCTACCGGGCCCACCACGACGACGCCCGCGGCCCCTACAAGGGTGGCATCCGCTATCACCCCGACGTCTCCGAGGACGAGTGCGTCGCGCTCTCGATGTGGATGACCTGGAAGTGTGCCGTCATGAACATCCCCTTCGGCGGCGCCAAAGGCGGCATCGTCGTCGATCCCAAGGACCTGAGCGAGACGGAAGAAGAGCGACTCACGCGCCGGCTCGCCGAGGAGTTCCGACCGGTCATCGGCCCGATGAAGGACATCCCCGCACCTGACATGGGCACGAACCCGCAGATAATGGCGTGGTTCATGGACGCCTACTCGATGCAAGAAGGCGAGACCCAGCCCGGAATCGTCACCGGAAAGCCGCCCGCCGTCGGCGGCAGCAAGGGCCGTGAGGATGCCCCCGGACGGAGCGTGGGAATCATCGCGGAGAAGGCAATCGAACACTACGGTTGGGACATTACAGACACGACCGTCGCCGTCCAGGGCTTCGGGAGCGTCGGCGCCTACGCCGCCCGTTACCTCGACGACCACGGCGCTAGGGTCGTCGCCGTCAGCGACGTCGACGGAGCGATCTACGACCCCGACGGACTCGACACCAACGACGTCGAGGACCACGACGCCCGCCCGGGAATGGTTTCGGGGTACGACGCCCCCGAACAGCTCACCAACGCCGAACTGCTCGAGCTGGACGTCGACGTCCTGATCCCTGCAGCAATCGGAAACGTGCTCACGAGTGACAACGCCAACGACGTGCAGGCGGAGATGATCGTCGAGGGCGCCAACGGGCCGACCACCTCGCGAGCGGACTCGGTCTTCGAACAGCGCGAAATTCCGGTGGTTCCCGACATCCTCGCGAACGCCGGCGGCGTCACCGTCTCGTACTTCGAGTGGCTCCAGAACACGAACCGCCGCACCTGGTCGCTCGAGCGCGTCCACGACGAACTCGAGAGCGAGATGCTCCAGGCCTGGAGCGCCGTACGAACTGAGTACGAGGCTCGAGATGTCACCTGGCGCGACGCCGCCTACATCGTCGCGCTCCAACGGGTCGCCGAAACCCACGACGTTCGCGGCCTCTGGCCCTGA
- a CDS encoding HpcH/HpaI aldolase/citrate lyase family protein → MTRRSVLFTPGDRPEMLRKAPTAGADVLVFDLEDAVSPARTHEARTIVRDVLTDPEFDPDCEVCVRVNATPDQARADLESVLGDDANGELRLDTIMQPKVESAADVDHLAGVLSKHDAAVPILALIETAGGVLNAPDIAAAAATDALVFGAEDLSADIGATRTDEGLEVLYARERVVIAAAANGIDAIDTVYTDFGDERGLVEETEFAIQLGYDGKMAIHPAQVGPINDAFTPEPTDVEWAEAVLEGKREADADGRGVFEVDGQMIDAPLIAQAERILERAEAAADSAAGGE, encoded by the coding sequence ATGACACGTCGAAGCGTCCTGTTCACGCCCGGTGATCGACCCGAAATGCTGCGGAAAGCGCCGACTGCTGGCGCCGACGTCCTCGTCTTTGATCTCGAAGACGCCGTCTCACCCGCCCGAACCCACGAGGCACGGACGATCGTTCGCGATGTACTCACCGACCCGGAATTCGACCCCGACTGCGAGGTGTGCGTGCGGGTCAACGCCACACCGGACCAGGCACGAGCCGACCTCGAGTCCGTCCTCGGCGACGACGCGAATGGAGAGCTTCGCCTCGACACCATCATGCAGCCGAAAGTCGAGTCGGCGGCGGACGTCGACCACTTGGCGGGCGTACTGAGCAAACACGACGCTGCCGTGCCGATCCTGGCGCTAATCGAAACTGCCGGCGGCGTCCTGAACGCACCCGACATCGCTGCGGCGGCGGCGACCGACGCCCTCGTCTTCGGGGCCGAGGACCTCTCGGCGGACATCGGCGCGACGCGGACCGACGAGGGACTCGAGGTGCTCTACGCTCGCGAGCGCGTGGTAATCGCCGCGGCGGCCAACGGCATCGACGCCATTGACACCGTCTACACCGACTTCGGCGACGAGCGCGGACTGGTCGAGGAAACCGAGTTCGCCATTCAGTTGGGGTACGACGGGAAGATGGCGATTCACCCGGCACAGGTCGGGCCGATCAACGACGCGTTCACCCCTGAACCCACAGACGTCGAGTGGGCCGAGGCCGTCCTGGAGGGAAAACGCGAGGCCGACGCGGACGGTCGAGGCGTCTTCGAGGTCGACGGACAGATGATCGACGCCCCGCTGATCGCCCAGGCCGAACGGATCCTCGAACGTGCGGAGGCGGCAGCCGACTCCGCCGCCGGCGGCGAGTGA
- a CDS encoding Glu/Leu/Phe/Val family dehydrogenase produces MTESANPFESLQSQIDDAAAHIEVGDDVLDRLKHPERVLETNLTVELDDGTLERFKAFRSQFNGDRGPYKGGIRYHPGVTRDEVKALSGWMAYKCAVVNIPYGGGKGGIVIDPADYSESELERITRAFATELRPFIGEDRDIPAPDVNTGQREMNWIKDTYETLENTTEPGVITGKALESGGSEGRVEATGRSTMLATREAYDYLGRDIEGATVAVQGYGNAGWIAANLLEDLGGSVVAVSDSSGAIYAEDGFDTAAVKTFKTDTGTVNGYEGADEEFSNEDLLTLDVDVLIPAALENAIDEDLARDVEADLIVEAANGPLTPGADDVLAERDVHVIPDILANAGGVTVSYFEWVQNRQRFYWSEERVNDELETMIVDAFDELTSAYEANDLENFRTAAYVVAMQRVVNAFEEGGTFP; encoded by the coding sequence ATGACTGAGTCCGCAAATCCATTCGAGAGCCTCCAGTCACAGATCGACGACGCCGCGGCCCACATCGAGGTCGGCGACGACGTTCTCGACCGCCTCAAACATCCCGAACGGGTGCTCGAGACGAACCTCACCGTAGAACTCGACGACGGCACGCTCGAGCGATTCAAAGCGTTCCGGTCGCAGTTCAACGGTGACCGCGGGCCGTACAAGGGCGGAATCCGCTATCACCCCGGCGTCACCCGCGACGAGGTGAAGGCGCTCTCGGGGTGGATGGCCTACAAGTGCGCCGTGGTCAACATCCCCTACGGCGGCGGGAAGGGGGGTATCGTCATCGACCCTGCCGACTACTCAGAGAGCGAACTCGAGCGGATCACGCGCGCGTTCGCGACGGAACTGCGCCCGTTCATCGGCGAGGACCGGGACATTCCAGCGCCCGACGTGAACACCGGCCAGCGCGAGATGAACTGGATCAAGGACACCTACGAGACTCTCGAGAACACGACCGAACCGGGCGTAATCACCGGAAAAGCGCTCGAGTCGGGCGGCAGCGAGGGCCGCGTCGAGGCGACGGGACGGTCGACGATGCTCGCAACTCGCGAGGCCTACGACTACCTCGGTCGGGACATCGAGGGTGCAACGGTCGCCGTCCAGGGCTACGGTAACGCCGGCTGGATCGCCGCGAACCTGCTCGAAGACCTCGGAGGCAGCGTCGTCGCCGTCTCGGACTCGAGCGGGGCGATCTACGCCGAGGACGGCTTCGACACGGCGGCCGTCAAGACGTTCAAGACCGATACCGGGACCGTCAACGGGTACGAAGGCGCCGACGAGGAGTTCTCGAACGAGGATCTCCTCACGCTCGACGTCGACGTGTTGATCCCGGCCGCCCTGGAGAACGCGATCGACGAGGACCTCGCCCGCGATGTCGAGGCCGACCTGATCGTCGAAGCCGCGAACGGACCGTTGACGCCAGGGGCCGACGACGTGCTGGCAGAGCGTGACGTCCACGTCATCCCCGACATCCTCGCGAACGCCGGCGGCGTCACCGTCTCATACTTCGAGTGGGTGCAGAACCGCCAGCGCTTTTACTGGTCAGAAGAGCGCGTCAACGACGAACTCGAGACGATGATCGTCGACGCCTTCGACGAGTTGACGAGCGCCTACGAGGCGAACGACCTCGAGAACTTCCGGACGGCGGCCTACGTCGTCGCTATGCAGCGGGTCGTCAATGCGTTCGAGGAAGGTGGCACCTTCCCCTGA
- a CDS encoding 3-dehydroquinate synthase II, with translation MTRAVWVKADGTVGDWDARRRRITAALEAGADWVLVDEDDVARVRELGDVSVAAFRTDGDVTLIDDAESQEHEERPDAYVTGKDGEGDGTIDLPNDFSGSADLSTLRRNGAVDQGAYVRILGTEYESFAEAAAKTAEYTVVIGDDWTIIPLENLIARIGDETTLVAGVTDAAEAKTAFETLEHGADAVLLDSDDPDEIRRTVEVRDESERESLDLEWGTVVEIEPVGSADRVCVDTGNLFEHEEGMLVGSMARGLVFVHAETAESPYVASRPFRVNAGAVHAYVRTPDGGTKYLSELTSGDEVQVVDTNGHTREAIVGRVKIEKRPMFRVALETGSGDRVETLLQNAETIKVSTRDGRRAVTDLSAGDELLLYYEDTARHFGEAVEESIIEK, from the coding sequence ATGACGAGAGCAGTCTGGGTGAAAGCCGACGGCACCGTCGGCGACTGGGACGCCCGCCGAAGACGAATCACCGCCGCCCTCGAGGCCGGCGCCGACTGGGTACTGGTCGACGAGGACGATGTCGCCCGCGTGCGCGAACTGGGCGACGTCTCAGTCGCCGCCTTCCGAACCGACGGCGACGTGACGTTGATCGACGACGCCGAGAGCCAAGAGCACGAGGAGCGACCGGACGCCTACGTTACCGGCAAGGACGGCGAGGGCGACGGCACGATCGATCTCCCCAACGACTTCTCAGGATCGGCCGACCTCTCGACGCTGCGTCGAAACGGCGCCGTCGACCAGGGGGCCTACGTTCGCATCCTCGGAACGGAGTACGAGTCGTTCGCGGAAGCTGCCGCCAAGACCGCGGAGTACACCGTCGTCATCGGCGACGACTGGACGATCATCCCCCTCGAGAACCTGATCGCCAGGATCGGCGACGAGACGACCCTCGTTGCGGGCGTCACGGACGCCGCGGAGGCCAAAACCGCGTTCGAGACCCTCGAGCACGGCGCCGACGCCGTCCTGCTCGATTCGGACGATCCCGACGAAATCCGCCGAACCGTCGAGGTTCGAGACGAGTCCGAGCGCGAATCGCTCGACCTGGAGTGGGGCACCGTCGTCGAAATCGAACCCGTCGGCTCGGCCGACCGGGTCTGTGTCGACACCGGAAACCTGTTCGAACACGAAGAGGGGATGCTCGTCGGATCGATGGCCCGCGGTCTCGTGTTCGTCCACGCCGAGACCGCCGAGTCGCCGTACGTCGCCTCCCGTCCGTTCCGGGTCAACGCGGGCGCCGTCCACGCCTACGTCCGGACGCCCGACGGCGGCACGAAGTACCTCTCGGAACTCACCAGCGGCGACGAAGTACAGGTCGTCGATACGAACGGTCACACTCGAGAGGCGATCGTGGGCCGGGTCAAAATCGAGAAGCGCCCGATGTTCCGGGTCGCTCTCGAGACCGGCTCCGGCGACCGGGTCGAGACGCTCCTCCAGAACGCCGAGACGATCAAGGTGTCGACCAGGGACGGGCGCCGAGCGGTGACCGACCTCTCGGCCGGCGACGAACTCCTCCTCTACTACGAGGACACAGCGCGACACTTCGGGGAGGCCGTCGAGGAGAGCATTATCGAAAAGTAA
- a CDS encoding zinc ribbon domain-containing protein — translation MTLVRALVAAACSLLFPGIGHAVLREWVRALFFSGLFVTAVALSFSTDQLAAMSSLEGTWTVVTEETSVIDRFVLASIALFAATDALFRGLGTIGHDGTEGPTCPHCGRPLDTDLEFCHWCTTRLERVEPDSTP, via the coding sequence ATGACGCTGGTCCGTGCCCTCGTCGCCGCCGCGTGTTCGCTGCTGTTCCCCGGGATTGGCCACGCCGTTCTCCGCGAGTGGGTGCGTGCGCTTTTCTTCTCGGGGCTGTTCGTCACGGCCGTTGCGCTCTCGTTTTCGACGGACCAGCTCGCCGCGATGTCGTCGCTCGAGGGGACCTGGACGGTCGTGACCGAAGAGACGAGCGTGATCGATCGGTTCGTGCTCGCTTCGATCGCCCTCTTCGCGGCGACCGACGCGCTCTTTCGCGGGCTTGGGACGATCGGCCACGACGGCACCGAGGGGCCGACCTGTCCTCACTGCGGCCGCCCGCTCGATACGGACCTCGAGTTCTGTCACTGGTGTACAACGCGTCTCGAGCGCGTGGAGCCGGATTCGACGCCGTAG